One window of Anaerolineales bacterium genomic DNA carries:
- a CDS encoding cupredoxin domain-containing protein codes for MRLHFSLLLLVMAGLVVAFAPLPVPAVAPQERTFEVDARQYAYSPSELKVNAGDTVTIKLVSTDVVHGLYVDGYDISVEADPGQSARLTFVADKPGSFRFRCNVTCGAMHPFMIGKITVGTNDWLYRSIGLASLAVIGFFPLSSFLNQSKKKDERNIAS; via the coding sequence ATGCGCCTTCATTTCTCTCTTCTCCTTCTCGTGATGGCTGGACTGGTGGTCGCGTTCGCGCCTCTGCCAGTTCCAGCCGTTGCGCCTCAGGAGCGGACCTTTGAGGTGGACGCGCGCCAATATGCCTATTCCCCCTCCGAACTGAAGGTCAACGCTGGCGACACCGTGACCATCAAACTGGTCAGCACAGATGTTGTTCATGGGCTATATGTGGATGGTTACGACATTTCCGTCGAAGCTGACCCCGGACAAAGCGCCAGGTTAACCTTCGTTGCCGACAAACCCGGTTCCTTCCGTTTCCGCTGTAACGTCACTTGCGGAGCCATGCATCCCTTCATGATCGGGAAAATAACCGTTGGCACAAACGATTGGCTTTATCGCTCAATAGGGTTGGCGTCTCTTGCAGTCATTGGCTTCTTTCCTCTTTCGTCTTTCCTGAATCAAAGTAAGAAGAAAGATGAAAGAAATATTGCTTCCTAA
- the cadA gene encoding cadmium-translocating P-type ATPase, which produces MTVRDPVCGMEIEPQSAFAEREHMGQTLYFCSQSCVEQFDIDPHHYVMTSATTGFNPERTLTRIELPVADLPFYKPVTALESGLRALEGVHQVTTNAGAGVLQVEYDSKKVNIPQMAAVIRLAGFQPGGSNLKIGIENLRCASCVKFIEDELKSTDGVLSATVNIATQEASVDYLPQKATLVQLNAAIEAWGYKPRPALTGAPIDKQEEAHAREYIRLMRMFWFSAIVSIPVLLFAYPQYVPGIRDLSMETIRWSWVLSAVATLPVLFYSGYDFFTGAWAAFKHRSANMNTLIALGTGAAWLYSTFAIAFPSVFPEGTSEPFYDVVAVVIALVVLGQALELRAKGQSSAAIKKLLGLQAKTARVIRNGKELDLPVEEVLVGDVIQVRPGEKIPVDGVIVEGSSAVDESMLTGESLPVSKKQGDEVIGATLNKTGAFKFRATKVGKDTALAQIVKMVQDAQNSKAPIARLADTISGYFVPIVMILAVWTFVIWFVIGPQPQLVYALVTSVTVLIIACPCALGLATPMSLMVGIGKGAEHGILIRSGEALQTARAIQTVVLDKTGTITKGKPELTDVILTNSMNGNSHQLLRLVASVEKVSEHPLAQAIVDGAQARKLELTDVQDFEAIPGHGVSAKVEGRNILIGNLKLMNRENIALGELENRSKSLADDGKTPMFVAIDGKAAGIVAVADTVKEDSAEAIKALQGMGIEVVMITGDNRRTAEAIARKVGVTRVLAEVLPEDKANNVHLLQAENKKVAMVGDGINDAPALAQADVGLAIGTGTDVAIEASDITLIKGSLKGVVTAIEVSRATMTNIYQNLFGAFIYNVLGIPVAMGVLFPFFGLLLSPLIAGAAMAFSSVTVVGNANRLRGFRPKFSVK; this is translated from the coding sequence ATGACTGTCCGTGACCCTGTATGTGGAATGGAAATTGAACCCCAAAGTGCCTTCGCCGAGCGCGAACACATGGGGCAGACGTTGTATTTTTGCTCACAATCCTGCGTGGAACAGTTCGATATCGACCCGCACCATTATGTGATGACTTCGGCAACAACGGGTTTTAATCCCGAACGGACGCTCACCCGCATCGAACTACCCGTCGCCGATCTGCCGTTTTACAAACCTGTCACCGCCCTGGAATCTGGTTTGCGCGCCCTGGAGGGCGTTCATCAAGTAACCACCAATGCAGGTGCGGGTGTGTTGCAGGTGGAATATGATTCCAAAAAGGTGAACATTCCGCAAATGGCGGCAGTCATCCGCTTGGCGGGGTTTCAACCTGGCGGGTCGAATCTCAAAATCGGAATCGAGAACCTGCGTTGTGCCTCCTGTGTGAAGTTCATCGAGGATGAACTGAAGTCCACAGATGGCGTATTAAGCGCAACGGTCAACATTGCCACACAGGAAGCGAGCGTGGATTATCTCCCCCAAAAGGCAACCCTTGTACAATTGAATGCAGCCATTGAGGCTTGGGGATACAAGCCACGTCCTGCGCTGACTGGCGCGCCAATAGACAAACAAGAAGAGGCACATGCCCGTGAATACATCCGGCTGATGAGAATGTTCTGGTTCTCGGCAATTGTTTCCATTCCGGTGTTGTTATTCGCATACCCGCAATACGTTCCCGGCATCCGGGATTTGTCAATGGAGACCATCCGATGGTCATGGGTTCTTTCCGCCGTTGCAACACTACCTGTGTTGTTCTATTCCGGGTATGACTTTTTCACAGGTGCGTGGGCGGCCTTCAAACATCGCTCAGCCAACATGAACACCTTGATCGCGCTCGGTACCGGCGCGGCATGGTTGTATTCAACGTTTGCCATTGCATTTCCGTCCGTGTTTCCTGAAGGGACATCCGAGCCGTTTTACGATGTAGTTGCAGTTGTCATTGCATTGGTTGTGTTGGGGCAGGCACTTGAACTACGCGCCAAGGGACAATCCAGCGCGGCGATCAAGAAATTGTTGGGTCTACAAGCGAAGACTGCCCGCGTGATTCGCAATGGAAAAGAACTTGATCTGCCTGTAGAAGAAGTGTTGGTCGGCGATGTGATCCAGGTCCGTCCCGGTGAGAAAATACCCGTGGATGGCGTTATCGTCGAAGGCAGTTCTGCCGTGGATGAGTCGATGCTGACGGGTGAGTCGTTGCCAGTTTCCAAGAAACAGGGAGATGAGGTGATCGGAGCGACCTTGAACAAGACAGGCGCGTTCAAATTCCGCGCCACGAAGGTCGGCAAGGATACGGCTCTCGCGCAGATCGTGAAGATGGTGCAGGACGCGCAAAATTCCAAAGCACCAATTGCCCGTCTTGCCGATACCATCTCTGGTTATTTCGTACCCATCGTGATGATTCTCGCCGTGTGGACGTTCGTCATTTGGTTCGTGATTGGACCTCAACCGCAATTGGTATATGCACTCGTTACCAGTGTAACCGTGCTCATCATTGCCTGCCCCTGCGCTTTGGGTCTTGCCACGCCCATGAGCTTGATGGTCGGCATTGGCAAAGGTGCGGAACATGGGATTCTCATCCGCTCTGGCGAAGCCCTGCAAACTGCGCGAGCCATTCAAACCGTGGTGTTGGATAAGACGGGCACGATTACAAAGGGAAAGCCTGAGTTAACGGATGTCATCCTTACCAATTCCATGAATGGTAACAGCCATCAGTTGTTGCGCCTGGTGGCATCCGTTGAGAAGGTCAGTGAACATCCCCTGGCGCAAGCCATTGTGGACGGAGCACAGGCGCGAAAACTGGAATTGACCGATGTGCAGGATTTTGAAGCCATCCCTGGACATGGCGTTTCCGCGAAGGTTGAAGGACGAAATATCCTGATTGGCAATCTCAAGTTGATGAACCGAGAGAACATCGCGCTGGGCGAGTTGGAGAATAGATCCAAATCGCTCGCCGACGATGGCAAGACCCCAATGTTCGTCGCAATTGACGGCAAAGCCGCTGGTATTGTTGCCGTGGCAGACACGGTCAAGGAAGATTCTGCCGAAGCGATCAAAGCTCTGCAAGGTATGGGCATTGAAGTTGTGATGATCACCGGCGATAATCGCCGCACCGCTGAAGCGATTGCTCGCAAGGTTGGGGTCACGCGCGTGCTGGCGGAAGTATTGCCCGAAGATAAGGCAAACAACGTTCACCTGTTGCAAGCGGAAAACAAAAAAGTCGCGATGGTTGGCGATGGCATCAATGATGCCCCCGCGCTCGCACAAGCGGATGTCGGTCTCGCCATCGGAACAGGCACGGATGTCGCCATCGAAGCCTCGGACATCACGCTGATCAAGGGCAGTCTCAAAGGTGTGGTGACTGCCATCGAAGTCAGCCGCGCTACCATGACCAACATCTACCAAAACCTATTTGGCGCCTTTATATACAACGTGTTGGGTATCCCTGTTGCTATGGGAGTATTGTTCCCGTTCTTTGGATTGTTGCTCAGCCCATTGATCGCGGGGGCAGCAATGGCATTCTCATCCGTGACCGTAGTTGGCAATGCCAACCGCCTGCGAGGCTTCAGACCGAAGTTTAGTGTAAAGTGA
- a CDS encoding cupredoxin domain-containing protein: MTQIQIFVILSGIALTVLIAWYFWFAPKAQTRVAVSASGAQEVAVTVKGGYTPDVIVVQKGRPVRLTFTRQESSACSEKVLFPDFNQNALLPEGEQVTLEFTPEQSGEYGFQCQMGMLRGKLIVE, from the coding sequence ATGACTCAAATCCAAATCTTTGTGATTCTTTCGGGAATCGCGTTGACCGTATTGATCGCCTGGTATTTCTGGTTTGCCCCCAAGGCGCAGACGCGTGTTGCGGTATCTGCATCTGGCGCACAGGAGGTGGCAGTCACGGTCAAGGGCGGATACACACCCGATGTGATCGTGGTGCAAAAAGGACGCCCTGTGCGGTTGACGTTCACACGCCAGGAAAGTTCAGCGTGTTCTGAGAAAGTGTTGTTCCCTGACTTCAATCAGAATGCTTTGCTGCCAGAGGGCGAACAAGTGACACTGGAATTCACCCCCGAACAATCTGGCGAATATGGCTTCCAATGCCAGATGGGAATGTTACGTGGCAAGTTGATCGTGGAATAA
- a CDS encoding rhodanese-like domain-containing protein translates to MKQILLISLFLLVTLTACQSSVEEITGKEVTTVDGSYKNITPVDLDTMLKNTDLILVNVHTPFAGNIADTDLSIPYDQISAPENLAQLPADKNARIVLYCRSGRMSAIAAEELVSLGYTNIWNLEDGMVAWEQTGREIEK, encoded by the coding sequence ATGAAACAGATACTCCTCATATCCTTGTTTCTGCTTGTGACACTGACCGCCTGCCAGAGCAGCGTCGAAGAGATTACGGGCAAAGAGGTTACAACCGTTGACGGTTCCTATAAAAACATCACTCCTGTCGATTTGGACACGATGTTGAAGAACACGGATCTTATCCTTGTCAATGTGCATACTCCTTTCGCAGGGAACATTGCCGATACAGACCTGTCCATTCCCTACGACCAGATCAGTGCGCCGGAAAATCTGGCGCAGTTGCCAGCGGATAAAAATGCAAGGATCGTTCTGTATTGCCGCAGTGGTCGCATGAGCGCAATTGCGGCAGAGGAACTTGTTTCGCTCGGGTATACCAATATCTGGAATCTCGAAGACGGCATGGTGGCATGGGAACAGACAGGACGCGAAATCGAGAAATAG
- a CDS encoding multicopper oxidase domain-containing protein: MTNSTQISRRDVLKLMGLGAGGAFLSACGLLPSASTNPTAAPVFPTPLTPLPDLPILSAELTAGRGTLPIFSGKETPVWRYQASVKEGGGDFIQTLSGSYLGPIFRVKQGQRVQVRLNNELPDPTIIHWHGLKIPEEMDGHPRYAVAPGKSFDYDFQVINRAGMYWFHPHPHQLTGPQVYYGLAGLFIVSDEEEAALGLPAGEYDLPLVIQDRIFDSQNQMVYLANGMMDSMIGFLGDTILVNGSPNATLDVKASAYRLRLLNGSNSRIYKFAWQDGTPLTVIATDGGLLETPVTRDYITMGPGERVELWADFSGRNAGSEMKLVSLPYTDFSGGGGMMGGGMMGSSGLPNGTPFDILRLMIGEKGADVNPLPSQLSTIERHAVNDAVNGNNPRSFRLAMQGMVHTINNRLFEMDAVAQDEIVRLNDLEVWEFVNLEGSGGGMGMGMMNMEMPHPMHIHGVQFQVLERQIARGFESAYQELSGGFVDEGWKDTVLVMPGETVRVLVRFENYTGIYLYHCHNLEHEDAGMMRNYRIKG; the protein is encoded by the coding sequence ATGACCAACTCGACTCAAATTTCGCGGAGAGACGTTCTTAAACTGATGGGACTTGGCGCGGGAGGGGCGTTCCTCAGCGCCTGCGGACTTCTCCCGTCCGCCTCAACCAACCCGACAGCGGCTCCTGTCTTCCCGACTCCGCTTACCCCTTTGCCTGATCTTCCGATTCTGTCTGCGGAACTGACGGCTGGGCGCGGCACGCTCCCCATTTTTTCGGGGAAGGAAACGCCCGTTTGGCGGTATCAGGCTTCGGTTAAGGAGGGAGGCGGGGATTTCATCCAAACGTTGAGCGGCTCGTATTTGGGTCCAATTTTCAGGGTGAAACAGGGACAACGAGTCCAGGTTCGGTTGAACAACGAATTACCCGACCCGACCATCATCCACTGGCATGGGTTGAAAATTCCAGAAGAGATGGATGGGCATCCGCGCTATGCTGTCGCGCCTGGGAAAAGTTTTGACTATGATTTTCAGGTGATCAACCGCGCGGGCATGTATTGGTTCCATCCTCATCCGCACCAGTTGACAGGACCCCAAGTCTATTACGGGCTGGCGGGCTTGTTCATCGTCAGTGACGAAGAGGAAGCCGCGCTGGGTTTGCCTGCGGGCGAGTATGATCTGCCGCTGGTGATTCAGGATCGTATTTTTGATTCGCAAAACCAAATGGTCTATCTGGCAAACGGCATGATGGATTCGATGATCGGATTTCTGGGCGACACGATTTTAGTCAATGGTTCACCCAATGCAACACTGGATGTCAAAGCCAGCGCATACCGCTTGCGCCTGCTGAACGGCTCAAACTCGCGCATCTATAAATTCGCCTGGCAGGATGGCACACCCCTGACCGTGATCGCCACCGACGGCGGCTTACTGGAAACACCCGTGACCCGCGACTACATCACGATGGGACCTGGCGAACGCGTGGAGTTGTGGGCGGATTTCAGCGGAAGAAATGCAGGCAGTGAAATGAAATTGGTCAGCCTGCCATATACCGATTTCAGCGGTGGAGGCGGCATGATGGGCGGCGGGATGATGGGCAGTTCTGGATTGCCAAATGGTACGCCGTTCGACATCCTGCGTTTGATGATCGGCGAGAAAGGAGCGGACGTGAACCCGTTGCCCTCGCAACTCTCCACGATTGAACGACATGCTGTGAACGATGCAGTCAATGGAAACAATCCGCGCTCGTTCAGGCTGGCAATGCAGGGCATGGTTCACACCATCAACAACCGCCTGTTCGAGATGGACGCAGTGGCGCAGGATGAGATCGTGCGGCTGAACGACCTGGAAGTTTGGGAGTTTGTCAATCTCGAAGGCAGCGGGGGTGGCATGGGAATGGGCATGATGAATATGGAAATGCCGCATCCCATGCACATCCACGGCGTGCAATTCCAAGTGCTTGAGAGGCAGATCGCGCGCGGATTTGAATCCGCGTATCAAGAATTGAGCGGCGGCTTTGTGGACGAGGGTTGGAAGGATACCGTGCTGGTGATGCCAGGCGAAACCGTTCGGGTGCTTGTGCGCTTCGAGAATTACACAGGGATATATCTTTATCACTGCCACAATCTCGAACATGAGGATGCGGGCATGATGCGAAACTACAGGATCAAAGGTTGA
- a CDS encoding TlpA family protein disulfide reductase, translating to MKNSRFITWMTWALILGMFWTVFSRVSPDRPKAQQDAVAKEGFTAPNFALDLLDGSTVALSDLRGKVVLVNFWTSWCPPCRLEMPAIEKAYRSYKDIGFVVIGLNLTAQDSEQAAADFAKEIGLTFPIALDRDNATGNLYRITALPTSYFIDRKGVIRSVVVGGPMSEALIQSKVEELLREGE from the coding sequence ATGAAAAACTCCCGCTTTATCACGTGGATGACCTGGGCTTTGATTCTCGGAATGTTCTGGACTGTTTTCTCGCGCGTCTCGCCCGACCGGCCTAAAGCGCAGCAGGATGCAGTTGCCAAAGAAGGCTTCACTGCGCCCAACTTCGCCCTCGACCTGTTGGACGGCAGCACAGTTGCGCTTTCCGATTTACGCGGCAAGGTGGTGCTGGTCAACTTCTGGACATCGTGGTGCCCACCCTGCCGTCTGGAAATGCCAGCCATCGAAAAAGCGTATCGAAGTTACAAGGACATTGGCTTTGTGGTGATCGGCTTGAACCTCACCGCCCAGGATTCAGAACAAGCCGCGGCTGATTTTGCAAAAGAAATCGGTTTGACTTTTCCCATCGCGCTCGACCGCGATAATGCGACTGGGAACCTGTATCGCATCACTGCCCTGCCGACTTCGTACTTCATTGATCGCAAGGGAGTAATTCGTTCCGTTGTGGTCGGCGGACCCATGAGCGAGGCATTGATTCAATCCAAGGTGGAAGAGCTATTACGGGAGGGCGAGTAA
- a CDS encoding YHS domain-containing protein, whose translation MSFKDPVCGKRVNRGKAHITIEFEGVNYFLCCPQCQAQFERSPKTFAKPELGEKARKVQHYPVKQHN comes from the coding sequence ATGTCATTCAAAGATCCCGTCTGTGGAAAACGCGTCAATCGCGGCAAAGCCCATATCACCATCGAGTTCGAAGGTGTGAACTATTTTCTGTGCTGTCCGCAATGCCAGGCTCAGTTTGAACGTTCCCCAAAAACCTTTGCCAAGCCCGAATTGGGAGAGAAGGCAAGGAAAGTCCAGCACTATCCCGTAAAACAACACAATTAA
- a CDS encoding heavy-metal-associated domain-containing protein has protein sequence MSDNCHVEPIQKSALDHVIQSANRILLSVSGMGCPNCATRVRNGLLLLDGVHDADVMLNMRMAEVYFDENMVSAEMLIQAVIGAGNDGRHNYQAQVIAS, from the coding sequence ATGAGCGACAATTGTCACGTTGAACCGATCCAAAAGTCCGCGCTGGATCATGTCATCCAGTCTGCCAACCGAATCCTGCTGTCCGTTTCAGGGATGGGCTGTCCCAACTGTGCCACAAGGGTACGTAATGGACTTCTGTTACTGGATGGCGTCCATGACGCTGATGTGATGTTGAACATGCGCATGGCGGAAGTTTACTTCGATGAGAATATGGTCTCTGCCGAGATGCTGATCCAGGCGGTAATTGGAGCAGGGAACGATGGACGTCACAATTATCAAGCGCAAGTGATAGCATCGTAA
- a CDS encoding thioredoxin family protein yields the protein MKIELLYFDGCPSWEAGLESLRTALQEEGISASVEMVKVETDEDAERLKFLGSPHFRVDGMDLWHEERETYSMSCRVYSTPEGVKGFPTVHMLREKLQSLSGTP from the coding sequence ATGAAAATTGAACTTCTCTATTTCGATGGTTGTCCCTCCTGGGAAGCTGGTTTGGAAAGTCTTCGGACTGCTTTACAAGAGGAGGGAATCTCCGCCTCTGTGGAAATGGTGAAAGTAGAGACCGATGAAGATGCGGAGCGTTTGAAATTCCTCGGTTCCCCTCATTTTCGTGTTGATGGTATGGATTTATGGCATGAGGAACGCGAAACGTATTCGATGAGTTGCCGCGTCTATTCCACGCCTGAAGGCGTCAAGGGATTTCCCACTGTCCATATGCTGCGGGAAAAACTGCAATCACTGTCTGGAACACCATAA
- a CDS encoding YHS domain-containing protein has product MTLDQNEILPAPPQPEYITACGGKIKDPSKYPSAEYHGERIYFCTQACLDVFLLNPDPFMAGEIEHPLD; this is encoded by the coding sequence ATGACGTTGGACCAAAACGAAATCCTCCCTGCCCCTCCACAACCGGAATATATAACGGCTTGTGGAGGAAAAATCAAGGATCCATCCAAATATCCCAGCGCAGAGTATCACGGCGAGAGGATATATTTCTGTACGCAGGCATGTTTGGATGTATTTCTTTTGAATCCCGACCCTTTTATGGCTGGTGAAATCGAACACCCTCTTGATTAA
- a CDS encoding methyltransferase domain-containing protein, whose protein sequence is MRQASGKKRYIPALSFRWLTPLYDPLLKWVMREETFKQRLIQHANIRPGMKVLDLGCGTGTLTIMLKKIHPNAQVTGVDGDPDVLKIALDKSRGSDIQWDEGLASSLPYPDSTFDRVVTSLVIHHLITDDKRLAFKEIHRVLKPDGELYVLDFGAPHSSTTRFMTTYMRRLEETADNFDGLIPRFVAEAGFGSIKEAENFVTVFGPLSIIQAMKGT, encoded by the coding sequence ATGAGGCAAGCATCTGGTAAAAAACGTTATATCCCTGCCTTGAGCTTTCGCTGGCTCACGCCATTGTATGATCCTCTGCTCAAATGGGTCATGCGCGAGGAAACTTTTAAACAAAGGTTGATCCAACACGCGAACATTCGTCCAGGCATGAAGGTTCTCGATCTCGGCTGCGGCACAGGTACGCTCACCATCATGCTCAAAAAAATCCATCCGAACGCGCAGGTTACAGGCGTGGATGGCGACCCTGATGTATTGAAAATTGCGCTAGATAAATCTCGCGGTTCGGATATTCAATGGGATGAAGGACTCGCCTCCTCCCTGCCCTATCCTGATTCCACCTTCGACAGAGTAGTCACCAGCCTGGTCATTCACCACCTCATCACGGACGATAAACGACTCGCATTCAAGGAAATCCATCGTGTGCTCAAACCAGATGGAGAATTGTATGTGCTTGACTTTGGCGCACCGCATTCTTCAACGACACGTTTCATGACGACCTACATGCGTCGTCTCGAGGAAACCGCCGATAACTTCGACGGTTTGATCCCGCGCTTCGTGGCAGAGGCAGGCTTCGGGTCTATAAAAGAAGCGGAGAACTTCGTCACGGTGTTCGGTCCGTTATCCATCATCCAAGCAATGAAAGGAACTTGA
- a CDS encoding DoxX family protein yields the protein MTTQTLSREYQLADVPFTKTLFEGKAFAWLWLAIRLYLGYQWIESGWGKITNPAWMQGGEALKGFWERAIVIPDAPARPLIAFDWYRNFIQFMLDSGNYVWFAKLVAVGELLVGAALILGIFIWFSAFIGGFMNWNFMMAGSASVNPVFLILSILLILAWKTSGWIGLDRWLLVQVGTPWQPGLIFQKK from the coding sequence ATGACTACTCAAACCTTATCCCGGGAATATCAACTCGCTGATGTTCCCTTTACGAAAACCCTGTTCGAAGGCAAGGCGTTTGCCTGGCTCTGGCTTGCCATCCGTCTGTATCTGGGATACCAATGGATCGAATCGGGTTGGGGCAAGATCACCAACCCCGCCTGGATGCAGGGCGGCGAAGCATTGAAGGGCTTCTGGGAGCGCGCCATCGTTATTCCCGATGCACCTGCCCGCCCATTGATCGCCTTCGACTGGTATCGCAATTTCATCCAGTTTATGCTGGACAGCGGCAATTACGTCTGGTTCGCCAAACTCGTGGCGGTGGGCGAATTGCTGGTGGGCGCGGCGCTGATCCTGGGCATCTTCATCTGGTTCTCCGCTTTTATTGGCGGTTTTATGAATTGGAATTTTATGATGGCGGGCTCGGCTTCTGTCAATCCTGTCTTCCTGATCCTCTCGATCCTGCTCATCCTTGCCTGGAAAACCTCAGGCTGGATCGGACTCGACCGCTGGCTTCTGGTTCAGGTTGGCACACCCTGGCAACCTGGATTGATCTTCCAAAAAAAGTAA
- a CDS encoding zinc ribbon domain-containing protein gives MFLMWIVPLVLVGLIVYSVSGNNLVNALKPVASRTCHKCGQAAQNDWKNCPHCGQTL, from the coding sequence ATGTTTCTCATGTGGATCGTCCCTTTAGTACTTGTCGGTTTGATCGTCTACAGCGTTTCTGGCAATAATCTGGTCAATGCGCTCAAGCCCGTTGCAAGCCGTACCTGCCACAAATGTGGACAGGCTGCGCAAAACGACTGGAAAAACTGCCCGCACTGCGGACAAACTTTATGA
- a CDS encoding YHS domain-containing protein, with product MTTTVHDPVCHMDIDPATAAGTSEYKGQTYYFCSLGCKKAFDADPEKYLSKTHEHAHHH from the coding sequence ATGACAACCACTGTACATGACCCCGTTTGCCACATGGATATCGACCCCGCTACTGCTGCCGGCACATCCGAATACAAGGGGCAAACGTATTATTTTTGCTCGCTTGGCTGCAAGAAGGCGTTTGATGCCGATCCCGAGAAGTATCTCAGCAAGACTCATGAACACGCGCATCATCATTAA
- a CDS encoding prolipoprotein diacylglyceryl transferase: MFPYLRLGPFLLQMPLLMLFIGFWIGSTFTEREAARLGLNKEKINNLIGYGLLGGILGARLVYAAQYASVYVANPLGLFSLSTSTLSPIGGFLIGMSTALIYGYRQKLPFRRSLDALTPGLAFFMISIGVSHLLSGNAYGSPSRVPWAMYVWSDYRHPTQLYEIFLALAIFTLVLPKVLPAHAPGIRFAQFVSLSALARVFLEAFRGDSVLWLDGYRAAQVMGLLVLIICIVLLRQWERIEPNEASIW; the protein is encoded by the coding sequence ATGTTCCCTTACCTTCGACTTGGACCCTTCCTGCTTCAAATGCCATTGTTGATGTTGTTCATTGGTTTTTGGATCGGCTCAACATTCACCGAGCGTGAAGCCGCCCGCCTTGGTTTAAACAAGGAGAAAATCAATAACCTGATTGGGTACGGATTGCTCGGCGGGATTCTCGGAGCAAGGCTTGTCTATGCTGCGCAATACGCCTCAGTTTATGTGGCAAATCCATTGGGCTTGTTCTCGCTGAGCACAAGCACGCTTTCTCCCATCGGGGGTTTTCTAATCGGTATGTCCACAGCCTTGATATATGGATATCGTCAGAAACTTCCGTTTCGCCGATCATTGGATGCGCTCACGCCTGGGTTGGCATTCTTCATGATCTCAATTGGTGTCTCCCACCTGCTCAGCGGAAATGCCTACGGCTCGCCGTCTCGTGTCCCCTGGGCAATGTACGTGTGGTCTGATTATCGTCACCCAACGCAACTTTATGAAATCTTTCTTGCGCTGGCGATCTTTACACTCGTGCTTCCAAAAGTTCTTCCAGCCCACGCGCCAGGAATTCGCTTTGCGCAGTTCGTCTCTCTTTCCGCGCTGGCGCGAGTCTTTCTCGAAGCCTTCCGCGGCGACAGTGTACTCTGGCTGGATGGTTATCGCGCCGCGCAAGTGATGGGGTTGCTTGTTCTTATTATTTGCATTGTCTTGTTGAGACAATGGGAAAGGATCGAACCAAATGAGGCAAGCATCTGGTAA
- a CDS encoding DsbA family protein: protein MDSPINSEDTITFKRTHFYSVLVILAFAIGILTGYVVWGLAPRSQQAIVNNPSVAQGPIVEAPAATQAPQFTRYEIPFEGFPSQGPVDAPIVIVEFSDFQCPFCKRFQDETAAQLLAAYPGQIRFVYRHLPLTSIHPEALPSAEASMCANEQGAFWDYHDRIFENQDKLGRELYLQIAADLNLDAVTFEECLNSGKYKDAIQQDMDFALNLGVQSTPTFFINGLAIVGAQPLEAFKQIIDLELAGKIP, encoded by the coding sequence ATGGATTCCCCCATTAATTCGGAAGATACCATCACCTTTAAACGAACCCATTTTTATTCGGTCCTGGTGATACTGGCTTTTGCCATCGGCATATTGACGGGTTATGTTGTCTGGGGGCTTGCCCCCCGTTCACAACAAGCGATTGTCAATAATCCATCTGTTGCCCAGGGACCCATTGTCGAAGCCCCGGCAGCGACACAGGCACCGCAATTCACCCGTTATGAAATCCCATTCGAAGGCTTTCCCAGCCAGGGACCGGTGGATGCACCCATCGTAATTGTCGAGTTCAGCGACTTTCAGTGCCCGTTCTGCAAACGCTTCCAGGATGAGACGGCTGCACAATTGCTGGCGGCGTATCCCGGTCAAATCCGTTTTGTCTATCGTCATCTTCCCCTGACATCCATTCATCCCGAAGCCCTTCCATCGGCGGAAGCCTCGATGTGCGCCAACGAACAGGGGGCCTTCTGGGATTACCATGACAGGATTTTTGAGAATCAGGACAAACTTGGGCGTGAGTTGTACCTGCAGATCGCCGCTGACCTCAATTTGGATGCAGTCACTTTCGAGGAGTGTCTCAATTCAGGTAAATATAAGGACGCCATCCAACAGGATATGGATTTTGCGCTCAACCTTGGCGTTCAATCCACCCCAACATTTTTCATCAACGGGCTGGCAATCGTTGGCGCGCAACCTCTTGAAGCGTTCAAACAGATCATCGATCTTGAGTTGGCTGGAAAAATTCCATGA